A genome region from Thermoanaerobacterium xylanolyticum LX-11 includes the following:
- the msrA gene encoding peptide-methionine (S)-S-oxide reductase MsrA translates to MKEIVLAGGCFWGVQAYFDTIDGVIETKVGYANGNKENPTYEEVCTNTTGFAEACYIKYDESIISLEDLLRSYWKIVDPTLKNRQGNDIGTQYRTGIYYIDDGDLNVILRSKEEEQKKYEKPIVTEIEPLKNFYDAEEYHQKYLKKNPNGYCHIPRELFEKVK, encoded by the coding sequence ATGAAAGAAATAGTTTTAGCAGGTGGATGTTTTTGGGGTGTCCAAGCCTACTTTGACACCATAGACGGGGTAATTGAGACGAAAGTTGGATATGCAAATGGAAACAAGGAAAACCCAACATACGAAGAAGTGTGCACAAATACGACAGGTTTTGCTGAGGCCTGTTATATAAAATACGATGAGAGTATTATATCGTTAGAAGATTTGCTGAGAAGCTATTGGAAGATCGTAGATCCTACACTTAAAAATAGGCAAGGCAATGACATAGGTACGCAGTATCGTACGGGGATTTACTACATAGATGATGGCGATCTTAATGTGATATTAAGATCTAAGGAGGAAGAGCAGAAAAAGTATGAAAAGCCGATCGTGACTGAAATTGAACCGCTTAAAAATTTTTACGACGCTGAGGAATATCACCAGAAGTACCTTAAGAAAAATCCAAATGGTTATTGCCATATACCAAGAGAACTTTTTGAAAAAGTAAAATGA